One Desulfotomaculum sp. DNA window includes the following coding sequences:
- a CDS encoding thioesterase: MKSTLQAGLYYEFKFTVPENKTVPYLYPESEELQVMPKVLATGYMVGLFEWACIKALKPHLDWPNEQTVGTDLKLSHVAATPPGLTVTVKIRLEKIEGKRLFFHVEGHDGIDLISEGTHERFIIDAAKFIGKVNKKNNAPQKPDTEIEN, translated from the coding sequence GTGAAAAGCACTTTACAAGCCGGTTTGTATTATGAGTTTAAGTTTACTGTTCCAGAAAACAAAACTGTTCCTTACCTTTACCCTGAATCGGAAGAATTACAAGTAATGCCTAAAGTGTTGGCAACGGGATACATGGTGGGCTTATTTGAATGGGCATGTATTAAAGCTCTCAAACCTCATTTGGATTGGCCCAACGAACAAACCGTTGGAACCGATTTAAAATTAAGCCACGTTGCCGCTACACCACCAGGTTTGACTGTTACAGTCAAAATACGGTTAGAAAAGATCGAAGGTAAAAGATTATTCTTTCATGTAGAAGGCCATGATGGGATAGACTTAATTTCTGAAGGTACTCATGAAAGATTCATCATTGATGCGGCTAAGTTTATCGGAAAGGTAAACAAGAAAAATAATGCTCCCCAGAAACCAGACACAGAAATAGAAAATTAA